The segment atcacttgagttcaggagttcgagaccagcctcagcaagagtgagaccctgtctttttctaaaaagataaataaaattaccaCTAGTTAAGAGTTGCTACTTAACACATTCCTGCCTATTACATAgttggtgctcaacaaatgtgtGTGAAATTTTACTAATTGTTGAGTTTGCCTTTCTTCTCCATACTCAAACATCTTCCATGACACCACAAAGAGCAACACCTTTCAAGAATGTTCTTTAGGCTACAAAAGTAGCCTGCTTTAGAGAAAACCCCTGCTGGAGAACCTCCAAAACCGAGATAAAAAGCTGGAAAACCAAGAAGggatttttttggtcatttgttctgttttgttgcttTGGTGCTCATATGAGCATTCCCTGGCAGAAAAGCCAGGTATAATCTCACTGCAAATTAGGCAACCAGTTTTTCTCACACAATTTTCTTACAAATAAGGAGGCCTATAGGACATGAATGTTAaccttttagaaattttcttctcCGATGCTTTCTCCCCCActgttttctgaatttgtttttttccaattataGCGTGGCATTGAGGAAACTGCAGCCCAGTGCCGAAAACTAGGAGCCACTGTGCATGAGTTTGTCGTAGACTGCAGTAACAGAGAGGAGATCTACAGCTCCGTAAATCAGGTGAGACTCCAGGTCACAGATTTCTTCAGATGATTTTGTATCCACTACCACTGACGTGGAAAATGAAAAGGTTCTTCGTGACTGCCTGATTCAAATTAGATTTTAGCCGCTGCTAACTGAAGTCATTTTGTGGCCGAggatatatacttttttttcttgtgtataaTCCACTGGGCTCTGCTCGTTATAATTGTTTCATATTATTAATCAGCTTCATTCGGATCAGAATTTTGAGCAGTGGCAGAGTGACTGGCAAAGGATTTGTCACCAGGGAAAACGGATCGCTTTCTAGTTTTGTTTCAGTCCTATTAGTTTTGCAGTAATTCCTTTGTGAGATTTTATTGATTTTGGTGCTGATCTAGTCTTCTGTAGAAAATATAACATGAATAATTAttatggcaattttttaaaagcgTAAAAACAAATGCTCACAATGAACCAAGCACTCCACTAAactattgcatttttaaatttaatccctACGATAACCCTAtaaacctcattttacagataagcaaattAAGGCGTCCAGAGATTAAGCCAAACCAAGGTCATGTACCTGATAGGTGGTTGGTTGAACCAGGATTACTCaatcagcactttaaaaatatttggtcaCAACTGATATGTCAATTtatcaaaacaaatattaatgtcACTTTACTGATAAACTTTGAAAATCTATGATGTACTGGGGACTGAAATttagacattaaaaacaaaccagctgaGCCCACCTTTTATCAGTGTTCTCTTGGCATCCACTGTTGGAGCTAGAAGTTCTTCGTGCCTGAACTCTGAGACACCTCACCCAGCAGAAAAAAGATTCTAATCCCTGGATGATACCGGCCCTAAAGCTCTGAGTTTGTATAACGCACTCAATGAATGTGTTCTTTCAATTGCAAAAGGTGAAGAAAGAAGTGGGTGATGTGACCATCGTGGTGAACAATGCCGGGGCGGTATATCCAGCCGACCTTCTTAGTACCAAGGACGAAGAGATTGCCAAAACGTTTGAGGTCAACATCCTGGGACATTTTTGGGTGAGTGCGAGTCAGAAATATTTCTCGATTTGTGCCCGTTTGACACCTTCTCTTAAGGTACGTGAGATGTATAATCGAGTTCACATACTTCTGGGTCGGAAACTGGCCAGCTCTTTGCCTTAAATCCAGAATCATCGAATTTGTAGAAGAGCCACAGAGTGTCCGAGAGAAGGGTGGAGAGTTCTAGTGGACACAACACTCCGGCACGTAAGCCGCTTGGTCTGTCTTGTCGACCAGCGTCTAACACAAAGCCTGGCGTGTGCCAGGCACCCAACAAATTGTGGAGGTTCGTTGAGGGTTGTCTGTCAGTGTATATCTTTTCAATGCTTTGGAGGAAATATACATGACGTACATTCGCTTGTGACCTCATTTCATGGAATTTTTTAGAACTGAAAGGACGTCAGAACGAATTGGATACATGCAGGGTTGGGGACATTTCTGAGACAAGTTCTACATCCGGTGTGGCTATGCAGACCTCATCTAATTGCTTAGTTTTGTGGaagactgaaatattaataatttcaactGCCTCTTGTAAAGAGCCTTTTATGAATTAAACTTCCAGTGCCTCCATATTAATGTAGGACCAGGGGCAAATCTAGATTCTGGAAGAGATGtgtccccctcccttccccagcccctcacaCATGCTAATGGGAATTCATCATGCCCACCAAACTATGTGGAGACCTCTTGTATTAGTTAGTAATATATTCCCTATCTATAGTTGCATAACGAATTAGAtcaaaacttagtggtttaaagaaatgataaatgttcattCTCCTTGCACAGTGTTCGTGGATTAGGAATTTGGAGGAGGCTGGAGTTGACAATTCTggctctatgaatttgcctagcGTCTGTAAGGATGGGTCTATAAAattctcataaaattttattgagctttttggaggaaaagaaagacGTTTGTTTCCTGTAACATCATGTAATACGCAGTATTGCAAACAGAGAGATACTGAATCTAATGGTGCATAAGGATTGTGGATCGGTAAAGAACTCTTAGCTTACACTATTCAACTACTCAACTGTTTTGACACAGGCACACAAGATTTCACTCTTGTAATTAGAATGATAAAGCCCCAAACCAAAAAAAGACATGACAGTAGATTATCATGGGGAATTTTTTTAGCAatgaaaatttggaattttttccttaatattatttatttatttatttatttatttttatggtgtggtttttttttttttttttttttttttgggacagagtctcactctgttgtctgggctagagtgagtgccgtggtgtcagcctagctcacagcaacctcaaactcctgggctcaagcgatcctcctgcctcagcctcctgagtagctgggactacaggcatgtgccaccatgcccggctaagtttttgtatatatgttctttggctaatttcattctttttttagtagaaacggggggtctcgctcttgctcgggctggtctcgaactcctgagctcaaacaatccacccacttcggcctcccagagtgctaggattacagggatgagccaccgcCCGGCCCTTAATATTGTTTAGATGACATATTCTCGATTCCTTCTGAAGAGAGAATACCAAGATGGGTGTTGGCACGTGACATACAGCGCACAGCTCTCAATGCCAGCTCAAACCaatacaattttatcttttttctttctatcatttGTATCAAGTAATCAGAGAATTTTGGCAagtatttaatttcattgtgaaAGTTCTCCCAAATGCCATTCTATCTTAACAAGAGTAAAACTACCTGAGTTGGAGACCTAACACTTGTGtccttgtttctcttctttctgcaaCGATCCTTAAGATCACAAAAGCACTTCTTCCATCAATGATGAAGAGAAATCATGGCCACATTGTCACAGTGGCTTCCGTGTGCGGCCACGGTGTAATCCCTTATCTCATCCCGTATTGGTAAGTATTACTGGCCAGCAGTGGTAcagatttttgtatatatttgtatgtatttaaggGAATTAGACTTTACATCCCTGTGCTTGCAGCAGGGTAATTTGGATTTACAGCAGTTATATAGTAGTTTAGAATAAAAAATTGTGAATGACTTTTTCTAAAAGAGTGATACTAGCtgtaattacatttaaaatatttttaggccgggcgtggtggctcacgcctgtaatcctagcactctgggaggccgaggtgggcggatcgtttgagctcaggagttcaagaccagcctgagcaagagcaagaccccatctctactaaaaatagaaagaaattatatggacagctaaaaatatatatagaaaaaattagccgggcatggtggtgcatgcctgtagtcccaactacttgggaggctgagacaggaggatcccttgagctcaggagtttgaggttgctgtgagctaggctgatgccacggcactcactctatcctgggcaacaaagtgagactctgtctcaaaaaaaaaaaaaaaatatttttagatttctgaAAACTCCCTTGTAgagcaatgaaagaaaacagtaatGTCAAGCATGTTCCCATTGTATCCTGGAACGAGTAGACGTTggtaaaagaaacagaaaatccacAGACTAAGGAGCAAAATGTACAGAAGCTAAAATGAACACAAATCTATGTCGTGGCCTGGGTGTCCAAGCCAACCAAGAGTGGCCCCTGGATCAAAACATTTCCCAGTGTGCTTGTGCTATGAAAGTTcatgtgtgtgtacctgtgtgcctttgtgtgtgtgtgtgtgtgtgtgtgtgtgtgtgtaagagagagaaatagaaagagagaacGTCTATCTGATTAAAAGATGCAGATACCATACTCCATGCCGCTGTCAAAGACATTAAGGCAAGAATGTGGGAGACCCCAAAGATATATTACTGTATTTGCAAAATAGCCTTTCCTTGTAAACTCTTCTCCAATCCCCATAATGAAATTTAGAAGCCAAAGTGGCAACCATTGTCAAGAGAGAAGCTATCCACTCAACTATCAAGAGAGGAGAAATGTGCAGAGTCCCACAGAAGTTGGTCAATACAGATactagttttgtagtttttctaaaTATGATTTTCCTGAttcatgtttttcaaaataaaagcagcaataaaaactgATTAGAAAATAGTGTGAAGATTGAACGGCAAACATTACATGTAGGGTAGAAAAGTGAACATTGAGCCAGTCCAATAGAGTTATTGTTCTCTCGATATCATTGCTGGTTAAGAAATTTGGGTACGTTCAGAATTCTGTTAATCATATAAGAAcatatgaatgaaaatgaatggcCATTTAGCCTCTCAGAAAAATTGCAAGTGGTTGATTTGAGGGATCTGACTTCTACTTGTTCCCAAGCCAAATGCCACCGCCTTCTCACAGAGATCTGAGCACTGTGTCTCACTGTCCCTTAGGTAAACAATGGCTGATGATTCTCTTGCAGCTCCAGCAAATTTGCTGCCGTTGGCTTTCACAGAGCTTTGACAACGGAACTTCAGGCCTTGGGAAAAACTGGTATCAAAACCTCGTGTCTCTGCCCGGTTTTTGTGAATACTGGGTTCACCAAAAACCCAAGCACAAGGTGAGGTCGAAATCAAGACAGGCTGGGAATCTGGCATGGGAAATTGATACGGAAACTATATAAGAAATTTTTAGGCAGGCCaactaagaaaatagaagaaaaggaagaaggaaaatatatttttctttttaatgttattgtATTGGCTTTTCGTTTTCACcttgaaattaaatgaataaagagaaaaaaaaaacacactaagGACTGGCAGGAATGATCAGCTACCAATGATTTAGACAACTGGTTATTTGTGTCTGGAAAAAGGCCCAACACACGCTCAAGTGCCAAGAGTGGGTGGGAACGGGGTGGGTGGGCTGGAGAGATGTGCTTAAGGGAATAGTGACACTTTCCTCTCCTGAAAACCACACCCCTGGAATGAATGGACCATCTCCCTCTCCCATTAGTGGTTCACCCTCCTCAAATTGAGTATGCAAAGGTGTGGGGATATGCCCCTTTTATATCTCCCACGGCACTGGCCACAGTGCTAACATAAAGTCCTCCAACATTTTCCAAAGTTGCCTGATCCTAAGAATTATCACTTTGCTTACATGAAAAATACCTGTTCATAGACTCTTCATTAAAGATTCTAATTCGTAGGCTGGGATGAggtgttttttagttttattttgttttgcaagCA is part of the Eulemur rufifrons isolate Redbay chromosome 13, OSU_ERuf_1, whole genome shotgun sequence genome and harbors:
- the LOC138393884 gene encoding 17-beta-hydroxysteroid dehydrogenase 13 isoform X1 — encoded protein: MNIVLDILLLLITILYSYVESLVKFFIPQRRKSVAGEIVLITGAGHGIGRLTAYEFAKRQSRLVLWDINKRGIEETAAQCRKLGATVHEFVVDCSNREEIYSSVNQVKKEVGDVTIVVNNAGAVYPADLLSTKDEEIAKTFEVNILGHFWITKALLPSMMKRNHGHIVTVASVCGHGVIPYLIPYCSSKFAAVGFHRALTTELQALGKTGIKTSCLCPVFVNTGFTKNPSTRLWPVLETEEVARSLIDGILTNKKMIFVPSYVSVAIMLEKFLPERALAAINRVQDIRFEAVVGHKIKMK